A region from the Phycisphaerales bacterium genome encodes:
- the trpS gene encoding tryptophan--tRNA ligase produces the protein MTTPPSHKPRILTGDTPTSRLHIGHYVGSIENRLHLQDKYDCYILLANMHAYTTRAEQPDEIRRSTLEIVKDWIACGIDPSKSTIVLQTEVPAIAELTWFFAMLLPFNRVMRNPTLKTEIESKGLGDQYSFGFPMYAVGQCADILAFRPDLVPVGEDQIAHIEMTREVARRFNQVYGNVNPKTEDEDYVKAGGLFPIPKAKVGRVGRLVGTDGSQKMSKSLNNAIFLSDSAKEVKKKINAMYPGQSRNPDEPGNPEINPVFSYADAFVKDTQKVEEYRERYRKGDNLGDGHVKALVIDAINELLDPIRERRARLEGESGDSEAIDIIRAGTARANQLAEETLHLAKQAMRLDYGPRTLTL, from the coding sequence ATGACGACCCCTCCATCCCACAAGCCCCGCATCCTCACCGGCGACACGCCCACCAGCCGCCTCCACATCGGGCACTACGTCGGCTCGATCGAGAATCGCCTGCACCTGCAGGACAAGTACGACTGCTACATCCTCCTCGCCAACATGCACGCCTACACCACGCGCGCCGAGCAGCCCGACGAGATCCGCCGCAGCACGCTGGAGATCGTCAAGGACTGGATCGCCTGCGGCATCGACCCCAGCAAAAGCACCATCGTCCTCCAGACCGAGGTCCCCGCGATCGCGGAACTCACGTGGTTCTTCGCGATGCTCCTGCCGTTCAATCGCGTCATGCGCAACCCGACGCTCAAGACCGAGATCGAGTCGAAGGGCCTGGGGGACCAGTACTCCTTCGGGTTTCCGATGTACGCCGTGGGGCAATGTGCGGACATCCTCGCCTTCCGGCCCGACCTCGTCCCCGTCGGCGAGGACCAGATCGCGCACATCGAGATGACCCGCGAGGTCGCGCGGCGGTTCAATCAGGTGTATGGCAATGTGAATCCCAAGACCGAGGACGAGGATTACGTCAAGGCCGGGGGCCTGTTCCCTATCCCGAAGGCCAAGGTCGGGCGCGTCGGCCGTCTCGTCGGGACCGACGGCTCGCAGAAGATGTCCAAGAGCCTCAACAACGCGATCTTCCTCTCGGACTCGGCGAAAGAGGTCAAGAAGAAGATCAACGCCATGTACCCCGGCCAGAGCCGAAACCCCGACGAGCCGGGGAACCCCGAGATCAATCCCGTCTTCTCGTACGCCGACGCCTTCGTGAAGGACACGCAAAAGGTCGAGGAGTACCGCGAGCGCTACAGGAAGGGCGACAACCTCGGCGACGGCCACGTCAAGGCCCTCGTCATCGACGCAATCAACGAACTCCTGGACCCCATCCGCGAACGCCGGGCGAGGCTCGAGGGTGAGTCGGGCGACAGCGAGGCCATCGACATCATCCGCGCCGGCACGGCGAGAGCCAACCAACTCGCCGAGGAAACCCTGCACCTCGCGAAGCAGGCGATGCGGCTCGACTACGGCCCGCGCACGCTGACGCTCTAG